A region from the Altererythrobacter sp. H2 genome encodes:
- the glmS gene encoding glutamine--fructose-6-phosphate transaminase (isomerizing) yields the protein MCGIIGIVGKEPVAERLVDGLRRMEYRGYDSAGVCTIDDGHLVRRRAPGKLLHLVAELERNPAPGLIGIAHTRWATHGSPTAANAHPHATGAVALVHNGIIENFKPLRDELQRAGRTLESETDTEVVAHLVSAEVERGASPQEAIKAVLPRLRGAFALAIAFREHPDMLIGARLGSPLVVGWGEGETYLGSDALALAPLTQRITYLDEGDWVIVTREGAEIFDKDNNPVTREVTISGASAAAVEKGNYRHFMQKEIFEQPTVVAQTLASYIHRADNAVALPQIDFDISAVRRITIVACGTSYYAGMVAKYWFEQFARVPVDIDVASEFRYRDPVLEPGGLALFISQSGETADTLAALRHCKENGQIIGVVVNVPTSSMAREADLLLPTHAGPEIGVASTKAFTCQLAVLAALAAHLAVRKGRMSREEEQEVVRHLLEAPAALNAALAHDDDIAAMAHLIAPARDVLYLGRGPDYPLALEGALKLKEISYIHAEGYASGEMKHGPIALIDEAVPVIVLAPSGPLFEKTVSNMQEVRARGGKIVLVSDAEGLAEAGEGCLATVEMPRVHPLIAPLVYAVPVQLIAYHVACVKGTDVDQPRNLAKSVTVE from the coding sequence ATGTGTGGAATTATCGGCATTGTCGGCAAGGAGCCGGTGGCAGAGCGACTGGTCGATGGCCTCAGGCGGATGGAGTATCGCGGCTATGACAGTGCCGGGGTCTGCACGATCGACGATGGCCACCTCGTGCGCCGCCGCGCTCCGGGCAAGCTGCTTCACCTGGTTGCCGAGCTGGAGCGCAATCCAGCGCCCGGCCTGATCGGGATCGCCCACACCCGCTGGGCCACCCATGGCTCCCCCACCGCTGCCAATGCGCATCCCCATGCAACCGGCGCCGTGGCGCTGGTCCACAACGGCATCATCGAGAACTTCAAGCCCCTGCGTGACGAGCTGCAGCGTGCCGGACGCACCCTCGAAAGCGAGACCGACACCGAAGTGGTTGCACACCTTGTGTCCGCCGAGGTCGAGCGCGGTGCCAGCCCGCAGGAGGCGATCAAGGCGGTCCTGCCGCGCCTGCGCGGGGCCTTCGCGCTGGCCATCGCTTTCCGCGAACATCCCGACATGCTGATCGGCGCGCGGCTCGGATCGCCGCTGGTGGTCGGCTGGGGCGAGGGCGAGACCTATCTCGGCTCCGACGCGCTGGCGCTCGCCCCGCTGACCCAACGGATCACCTACCTCGATGAAGGTGACTGGGTGATCGTGACCCGCGAGGGGGCCGAGATTTTCGACAAGGACAATAACCCGGTGACGCGGGAAGTCACCATTTCGGGGGCATCCGCCGCTGCGGTCGAGAAGGGCAATTACCGCCACTTCATGCAGAAGGAGATCTTCGAGCAGCCGACCGTGGTCGCCCAGACGCTCGCCTCCTACATCCACCGGGCTGACAACGCGGTTGCCCTGCCGCAGATCGATTTCGACATCTCGGCCGTGCGCCGGATCACCATCGTTGCGTGCGGCACTTCTTACTATGCCGGCATGGTGGCCAAGTACTGGTTCGAACAGTTCGCCCGCGTTCCGGTTGATATCGATGTGGCGTCCGAATTCCGTTACCGCGATCCGGTTCTGGAGCCGGGCGGCCTCGCGCTGTTCATTTCCCAGAGCGGGGAAACGGCCGATACCCTGGCGGCGCTGCGCCACTGCAAGGAAAATGGCCAGATCATCGGCGTGGTGGTCAACGTGCCGACCAGTTCGATGGCACGCGAAGCCGACCTGCTGTTGCCGACCCACGCCGGGCCGGAAATCGGCGTGGCCTCGACCAAGGCCTTCACCTGCCAGCTGGCCGTGCTGGCCGCCCTGGCCGCGCACCTTGCGGTCAGGAAAGGCCGGATGAGCCGCGAGGAGGAACAGGAAGTGGTCCGGCACCTGCTGGAAGCTCCTGCGGCACTCAACGCCGCGCTGGCGCATGATGATGACATTGCCGCAATGGCCCACCTGATCGCGCCTGCCCGGGACGTGCTCTACCTTGGCCGTGGCCCGGATTACCCGCTCGCGCTTGAAGGGGCACTCAAGCTGAAGGAAATCAGCTATATCCACGCCGAGGGCTATGCTTCGGGGGAAATGAAGCACGGCCCGATCGCGCTGATCGACGAAGCTGTGCCAGTGATCGTGCTCGCCCCATCGGGGCCACTGTTCGAAAAGACCGTGTCGAATATGCAGGAAGTGCGCGCGCGGGGCGGGAAGATCGTGCTGGTATCGGACGCGGAAGGCCTGGCGGAAGCAGGCGAAGGCTGCCTCGCCACCGTCGAGATGCCGCGGGTCCATCCCCTGATCGCGCCGCTGGTCTATGCCGTTCCGGTTCAGCTGATTGCCTATCACGTCGCCTGCGTGAAGGGCACCGACGTTGACCAGCCGCGCAACCTGGCGAAAAGCGTAACCGTTGAATGA
- the purS gene encoding phosphoribosylformylglycinamidine synthase subunit PurS yields the protein MIVRVHVSLKPGVLDPQGRAVHHALEGLGFDGVQDVRIGRLIELEVADDTSDAALDEMCRKLLANMVIENYRIEKPETV from the coding sequence ATGATAGTCCGCGTCCATGTCAGCCTCAAACCCGGCGTGCTCGACCCGCAGGGGCGCGCGGTCCACCATGCACTCGAAGGCCTTGGCTTTGACGGCGTGCAGGACGTCCGCATCGGGCGGCTGATCGAACTGGAAGTGGCCGATGACACCAGCGACGCTGCGCTGGACGAAATGTGCCGCAAGCTGCTGGCCAACATGGTGATCGAGAATTACCGGATCGAAAAACCGGAGACGGTGTGA
- a CDS encoding class I SAM-dependent methyltransferase: protein MAIGLAKTCYSSSAQALAGLAPMEDFIARAGKQDPYGWSRWAGSLLAIHQPERMIALDCPWWHVGATREVAEHLSARTDARVFEYGSGASTAWLARRAAQVISVEHHRDWSDRLQPLLIPFPNASLWHRELDGGAYVNAIEEAGGLFDLIVVDGRDRIACLNRALPFLKPDGIVLFDDSGRRRYRAGLARSGLTERHFFGRSYCVPYPDHSSILHA, encoded by the coding sequence ATGGCAATCGGACTGGCAAAGACCTGTTATTCCTCATCTGCTCAGGCACTTGCCGGGCTTGCTCCGATGGAAGACTTCATCGCCCGCGCGGGCAAACAGGATCCCTATGGCTGGTCACGCTGGGCAGGTTCGCTTCTGGCAATCCACCAGCCGGAACGGATGATCGCGCTCGATTGCCCATGGTGGCACGTTGGTGCCACGCGGGAAGTGGCAGAGCACCTTTCTGCGCGCACCGATGCCCGGGTGTTCGAATACGGTTCGGGGGCCAGCACTGCCTGGCTCGCCCGGCGGGCAGCACAGGTCATCAGTGTCGAACACCATCGGGACTGGTCCGACCGGTTGCAGCCTTTGCTGATCCCGTTTCCGAATGCCAGCCTGTGGCATCGGGAACTCGACGGTGGAGCATACGTCAACGCCATCGAGGAAGCTGGCGGTCTGTTCGACCTGATCGTGGTTGACGGGCGGGACCGGATTGCCTGCCTCAATCGCGCGCTGCCCTTCCTGAAGCCGGACGGCATCGTGCTGTTCGACGATTCCGGGCGCCGCCGCTACCGTGCGGGCCTCGCGCGCAGCGGCCTGACCGAGCGCCATTTCTTCGGCCGCAGCTACTGTGTGCCCTATCCGGACCACTCCAGCATTCTTCATGCTTGA
- a CDS encoding ribbon-helix-helix protein, CopG family — protein sequence MTRILADLPDDDITWLDQLAAEQGKSRAQVLREAVAGYRAHSPGDGNKSWIRRGAGLWKHRTDIPEGLEYQRAIREDRTPHEDI from the coding sequence ATGACCCGCATCCTCGCCGACCTGCCGGATGATGACATTACCTGGCTCGACCAGCTCGCCGCCGAGCAGGGTAAGTCGCGCGCCCAGGTGCTGCGGGAGGCGGTGGCAGGTTACCGGGCCCATTCGCCGGGTGATGGCAACAAGAGCTGGATCAGGCGCGGCGCCGGGCTGTGGAAGCACCGCACGGACATTCCGGAGGGCCTGGAGTACCAGCGCGCCATTCGTGAGGACCGCACGCCCCACGAAGACATATAG
- a CDS encoding GGDEF domain-containing protein, whose protein sequence is MSDRQGHTSALSDSLATRAVIGFGDRGGEGWAHLRGFQYPQLWRNLHWRTGIFAVSTSFLLLANASAGHPLLLAGWLGLLALVLGHNARLDRQLADTDRRAMVPGELSGYLVATAAVALACSLPLVLAAHAGDSRAFLISYLVVATTATALTLVASAPPAATIVFVTVKTLVAVACALLLGEFVAAFAAVAIAAAIGIGSVEISRSYLQARLSEAAIAEKSEVVSLLLREFEENEADWLWQVDTHRRIRKASPRFAFALGRTSEDVEGKSFFELVAGEAWDSGQFPPSLHDLAERLKRRESFSNLIVKVTINRENRWWELSGTPMLDDQGAHLGFRGVGSDVTEQRESSEKIAYLARYDTLTGLPNRLMLNEALGEAMRYAKQWRTRCAFLMIDLDRFKSINDSLGHMVGDQLLAQVSRRLKELAGDNALIGRLGGDEFAIVIRDASEQGLVEKIAQRVIDRLSRPYEIDHHTLYVGRQCRLGPGPQGRQDGRGADAQRRSGALPGQG, encoded by the coding sequence GTGAGCGACAGACAGGGACATACTTCCGCGCTATCGGACAGTCTTGCGACGCGTGCGGTCATCGGTTTCGGTGACCGCGGCGGCGAAGGTTGGGCCCATCTGCGCGGCTTCCAGTACCCGCAGCTCTGGCGCAACCTTCACTGGCGCACCGGCATCTTCGCGGTCTCGACGAGCTTCCTGCTGCTTGCCAATGCGTCAGCCGGCCATCCTTTGCTTTTGGCAGGCTGGCTGGGCCTGCTGGCGCTGGTGCTGGGACACAACGCCCGGCTTGACCGGCAACTGGCCGATACGGACCGGCGGGCAATGGTGCCGGGCGAACTCTCCGGCTATCTGGTTGCGACAGCGGCAGTGGCTCTGGCGTGCTCGCTTCCCCTGGTTCTGGCGGCCCATGCCGGTGACTCCCGGGCCTTCCTGATCAGTTACCTGGTCGTGGCCACCACCGCCACCGCGCTGACTCTGGTCGCCTCCGCCCCGCCGGCCGCGACGATAGTTTTTGTCACGGTCAAGACTTTGGTGGCAGTCGCCTGTGCGCTACTGCTCGGCGAATTTGTAGCGGCCTTTGCAGCCGTGGCGATAGCGGCGGCGATCGGGATCGGCAGCGTCGAAATTTCCCGTTCCTACCTGCAGGCGCGCCTCTCCGAAGCGGCCATTGCCGAGAAGAGCGAAGTCGTCTCGCTCCTGCTGCGCGAATTCGAGGAAAACGAAGCCGACTGGCTGTGGCAGGTCGACACCCACCGCCGCATCCGCAAGGCTTCCCCGCGCTTCGCCTTTGCCCTGGGCCGGACTTCCGAGGATGTGGAGGGCAAGTCGTTCTTCGAACTCGTGGCCGGTGAAGCCTGGGACAGCGGCCAGTTCCCGCCAAGCCTGCATGATCTGGCCGAGCGTCTGAAACGGCGGGAGAGCTTTTCCAACCTGATCGTCAAAGTCACCATCAACCGGGAAAACCGCTGGTGGGAACTCTCCGGCACGCCGATGCTGGACGACCAGGGGGCGCATCTCGGCTTTCGCGGGGTCGGTTCGGATGTGACCGAACAGCGCGAGTCTTCGGAAAAGATTGCCTATCTCGCCCGGTACGACACGCTCACGGGGCTGCCTAACCGGCTGATGCTGAACGAGGCGCTGGGTGAAGCCATGCGCTATGCCAAGCAGTGGCGGACCCGCTGCGCCTTCCTGATGATCGATCTCGACCGGTTCAAGTCGATCAATGATTCGCTCGGCCACATGGTCGGGGACCAGTTGCTGGCCCAGGTCTCCCGCCGCCTGAAGGAGCTGGCCGGAGACAATGCGCTGATCGGGCGTCTCGGCGGTGACGAGTTCGCCATCGTCATCCGCGACGCATCGGAACAGGGCCTGGTCGAAAAGATCGCCCAGAGGGTGATCGACCGCCTCTCAAGGCCCTACGAGATCGACCATCACACCCTGTATGTTGGGCGCCAGTGTCGGCTCGGCCCAGGCCCCCAAGGACGGCAAGACGGTCGAGGAGCTGATGCGCAACGCCGATCTGGCGCTCTACCGGGCCAAGGATGA
- a CDS encoding putative bifunctional diguanylate cyclase/phosphodiesterase: MLGASVGSAQAPKDGKTVEELMRNADLALYRAKDEGGGSHCQYEPSLHASAEERRKLEFALRRALEREELFLNYQPVVDANSEEVVGFEALVRWNSGEHGFVSPAKFIPLAEDTRLIVPIGEWVLEQACREAANWPAHVKINVNVSAEQLVEPDFPKMVVRALAVTGLDPARLELEVTESIFLRDADVARHALEQCMALGCSIALDDFGTGYSSLGYLRKLQFTTIKVDRSFVQGASEQDPESLAIIRAVVAMAQSLDLTTTAEGVETEEQAAMIRTMGCDKIQGYYFGRPMSASDAQAVFLRAQRLAS; the protein is encoded by the coding sequence ATGTTGGGCGCCAGTGTCGGCTCGGCCCAGGCCCCCAAGGACGGCAAGACGGTCGAGGAGCTGATGCGCAACGCCGATCTGGCGCTCTACCGGGCCAAGGATGAAGGCGGCGGCAGCCACTGCCAGTATGAGCCCTCGCTCCACGCCTCGGCGGAGGAGCGGCGCAAGCTCGAATTCGCCTTGCGCCGGGCGCTGGAACGGGAGGAACTGTTCCTCAATTATCAGCCGGTCGTCGACGCTAACAGCGAAGAGGTCGTCGGGTTCGAGGCGCTCGTGCGCTGGAACAGCGGCGAGCATGGCTTCGTCAGCCCCGCCAAGTTCATCCCGCTGGCGGAGGATACGCGCCTGATCGTGCCGATCGGCGAATGGGTGCTGGAACAGGCCTGCCGCGAGGCGGCCAACTGGCCCGCCCACGTCAAGATCAACGTCAACGTCTCGGCCGAACAGCTGGTCGAGCCTGACTTTCCCAAGATGGTGGTGCGCGCGCTCGCGGTAACCGGGCTTGATCCTGCCCGGCTCGAGCTGGAAGTGACCGAAAGCATCTTCCTGCGTGACGCGGACGTGGCCCGGCATGCGCTGGAGCAATGCATGGCCCTGGGGTGCAGCATCGCGCTCGACGACTTCGGCACCGGATATTCCTCGCTCGGCTACCTGCGCAAGCTGCAATTCACCACGATCAAGGTCGATCGCAGCTTTGTCCAGGGCGCATCGGAGCAGGATCCGGAAAGCCTCGCCATCATCCGGGCCGTGGTGGCCATGGCGCAAAGCCTTGACCTTACCACGACCGCCGAGGGCGTGGAGACGGAGGAACAGGCCGCGATGATCCGCACGATGGGCTGCGACAAGATCCAGGGCTACTATTTCGGGCGGCCGATGTCGGCCAGCGATGCCCAGGCCGTGTTCCTGCGCGCGCAGCGCCTCGCGAGTTAG
- the purQ gene encoding phosphoribosylformylglycinamidine synthase subunit PurQ — protein MGGFRAAVITFPGSNCDRDMADALEKVSGSAPLRVWHGDAELPDRLDFIALPGGFSYGDYLRSGAMAATSPIMRSVVRAAERGVPVLGVCNGFQVLTEAGLLPGALMRNAGQTFICRTVSLTVENNQSLFTAGYDSGATIAIPVAHHDGNYFTDGDTLDRLEGEGRVAFRYAEAVNGSQRNIAGILNASGNVLGMMPHPERAIETEHGGTDGRALFESAVRQLAGAAA, from the coding sequence ATGGGCGGGTTTCGCGCAGCGGTGATCACCTTTCCCGGCTCGAATTGCGACCGGGACATGGCAGACGCGCTGGAAAAGGTTTCCGGCTCCGCGCCCTTGCGCGTGTGGCACGGCGATGCCGAACTGCCGGACCGGCTGGACTTCATCGCGCTGCCCGGCGGCTTTTCTTACGGGGATTATCTCCGCTCCGGCGCCATGGCGGCGACCAGCCCGATCATGCGTTCGGTTGTGCGCGCGGCAGAGCGGGGCGTGCCGGTGCTGGGCGTGTGCAACGGCTTCCAGGTGCTGACGGAGGCCGGGCTCCTGCCGGGCGCGCTGATGCGCAATGCTGGCCAGACCTTCATCTGCCGCACCGTTTCGCTCACGGTCGAAAACAACCAGAGCCTGTTTACCGCCGGCTATGACAGCGGCGCCACCATCGCCATCCCGGTGGCGCATCACGATGGCAATTACTTTACCGATGGCGATACGCTTGACCGGCTGGAAGGCGAAGGGCGCGTGGCATTCCGCTATGCCGAGGCGGTCAACGGCTCGCAGCGCAACATCGCCGGGATTCTCAACGCCAGCGGCAATGTGCTCGGCATGATGCCCCACCCTGAGCGCGCCATCGAAACCGAGCATGGCGGCACCGACGGGCGGGCCCTGTTCGAAAGCGCGGTACGCCAGCTGGCCGGGGCGGCTGCCTAA
- a CDS encoding CpaF family protein — protein sequence MSAFGRRNGPGGMAPGARPQFGVARPMKGSDGGKPAPLPGGDQFPPLPGEGAAPPADSGQPNKSDAMTRLSDRANAVHTQQEVGGFEASVHKIKEQVLPRLLERVDPEAAATLSKEELSEEFRPIIMEVLAELKITLNRREQFALEKVLIDELLGFGPLEELLNDPDISDIMVNGPDQTYIEKKGKLVIAPIQFRDEQHLFQIAQRIVNQVGRRVDQTTPLADARLKDGSRVNVIVPPLSLRGTAISIRKFSEKPITLDMLKDFGSMSEKMCTALKIAGACRMNVVISGGTGSGKTTMLNALSKMIDPGERVLTIEDAAELRLQQPHWLPLETRPPNLEGQGAITIGDLVKNALRMRPDRIILGEIRGAECFDLLAAMNTGHDGSMCTLHANSPRECLGRMENMILMGDIKIPKEAISRQIAESVDLIVQVKRLRDGSRRTTEVTEVIGMEGDVIVTQSLFKFEYLDETDDGKIIGEFRSSGLRPYTLEKARQFGFDQAYLEACL from the coding sequence ATGAGCGCATTCGGACGCAGAAACGGACCGGGGGGAATGGCCCCCGGCGCGCGCCCCCAATTCGGCGTTGCCCGCCCGATGAAGGGCAGTGACGGAGGCAAGCCTGCTCCGCTGCCCGGCGGCGACCAGTTCCCGCCCTTGCCGGGCGAAGGCGCGGCACCGCCGGCCGATTCCGGACAGCCCAACAAGTCAGATGCGATGACCCGCCTGTCGGACCGCGCCAACGCGGTCCATACCCAGCAGGAAGTGGGCGGGTTCGAGGCCAGCGTCCACAAGATCAAGGAGCAGGTGCTGCCGCGCCTGCTTGAACGGGTCGATCCCGAAGCTGCCGCCACCTTGTCCAAGGAAGAACTTTCCGAAGAGTTCCGCCCGATCATCATGGAGGTGCTGGCCGAGCTCAAGATCACTCTTAACCGGCGCGAGCAGTTCGCGCTGGAAAAGGTGCTGATTGACGAGTTGCTCGGCTTCGGCCCGCTCGAGGAACTACTCAACGATCCCGATATTTCCGATATCATGGTCAACGGGCCGGACCAGACCTACATCGAAAAGAAGGGCAAGCTGGTCATTGCCCCGATCCAGTTCCGCGACGAGCAGCACCTGTTCCAGATCGCCCAGCGGATCGTCAACCAGGTCGGCCGCCGCGTCGACCAGACCACCCCGCTGGCCGACGCCCGCCTCAAGGACGGCAGCCGTGTGAACGTGATCGTGCCGCCGCTTTCGCTACGCGGCACCGCGATCTCGATCCGTAAATTCTCCGAAAAGCCGATCACCCTCGACATGCTCAAGGACTTCGGTTCGATGAGCGAGAAGATGTGTACCGCACTCAAGATCGCAGGCGCCTGCCGGATGAACGTGGTGATCTCCGGCGGTACCGGCTCGGGTAAAACCACCATGCTCAACGCCCTGTCGAAGATGATCGACCCGGGCGAGCGCGTGCTGACGATCGAAGACGCGGCGGAATTGCGCTTGCAGCAGCCGCACTGGCTGCCGCTCGAAACCCGCCCGCCCAACCTGGAAGGTCAGGGCGCGATTACCATTGGCGACCTTGTGAAGAACGCGCTGCGTATGCGGCCTGACCGGATCATCCTGGGCGAAATTCGCGGCGCGGAGTGTTTCGACCTGCTCGCCGCGATGAACACCGGCCACGACGGTTCGATGTGTACGCTCCACGCCAACAGCCCGCGCGAATGCCTGGGCCGCATGGAAAACATGATCCTGATGGGCGACATCAAGATCCCGAAGGAAGCCATTTCGCGCCAGATCGCCGAATCGGTCGACCTGATCGTGCAGGTGAAGCGCCTGCGCGACGGTTCGCGCCGCACCACCGAGGTCACAGAAGTGATCGGGATGGAGGGCGACGTGATCGTGACCCAGTCGCTGTTCAAGTTCGAGTATCTCGACGAGACCGACGACGGCAAGATCATCGGCGAATTCCGCTCGTCCGGCTTGCGCCCTTATACGCTGGAAAAGGCCCGCCAGTTCGGCTTCGACCAGGCCTATCTGGAAGCCTGCCTCTGA
- a CDS encoding type II toxin-antitoxin system VapC family toxin — MSDPFFDTNILVDWLTDRPQAIAELSRYNRHRISRIVWTEVLAGEAMERRDVIRQAIAPFEVVEVDARIALAAAEIRHRAKMKLLDAYILATAQVNGSILITRNTKDFPAAMPGVRVPYTL, encoded by the coding sequence ATGTCCGACCCCTTTTTCGACACCAACATCCTGGTTGACTGGCTGACGGATCGCCCGCAGGCGATTGCCGAGCTGTCGCGCTATAATCGCCATCGCATCAGCCGCATCGTCTGGACTGAAGTCCTTGCCGGCGAAGCGATGGAGCGGCGCGACGTTATCCGGCAGGCAATCGCCCCGTTCGAAGTGGTGGAGGTTGACGCACGAATTGCCCTGGCAGCAGCCGAAATCCGCCACCGCGCGAAAATGAAACTTCTGGATGCCTATATTCTCGCGACCGCGCAGGTGAACGGATCGATCCTGATTACACGAAATACCAAGGATTTTCCGGCAGCGATGCCGGGGGTCCGGGTGCCCTATACACTCTAG
- a CDS encoding DMT family transporter has protein sequence MNTSARRGMLLALAGFALLSMGDTVIKTMAGEWSPLAVGALRFAFGAVGLSALLALNEGGAAFRPTRPLLQIARGLCLAIASLLFFCAIFVMPLAEATAVAFLSPLLTALLSGPLLGEKVRPPVWIASLVAFGGVSLILQPNVAELGWVGLLPLASAFFFSLMMIANRAAAGQGSALSMQVFVAVTAAPVLTLVAIGGHFSGAPLLQVGWPDWSVVARCALVAVTASSAHWLIYLGTTRAGAATIAPMTYVQLLVASVMGWLVFGDRPGLATLGGAIVIIAAGLYLWSSGRNVQSGLRER, from the coding sequence ATGAACACCTCCGCCCGGCGGGGCATGCTCCTCGCCCTTGCCGGTTTTGCCCTGCTTTCGATGGGGGATACGGTCATCAAGACCATGGCAGGCGAATGGTCGCCACTGGCCGTGGGGGCGCTGCGTTTTGCCTTCGGGGCCGTCGGCCTGTCCGCGCTTCTGGCGCTCAACGAAGGCGGGGCCGCGTTCCGCCCGACCCGGCCCCTGCTCCAGATTGCCCGCGGGCTGTGCCTCGCCATAGCTTCTCTGCTGTTCTTCTGCGCCATCTTCGTCATGCCGCTGGCCGAGGCGACGGCGGTGGCGTTCCTGTCTCCGCTGCTCACGGCCTTGCTCAGCGGGCCGCTGCTTGGCGAAAAGGTCCGCCCGCCGGTATGGATTGCCTCGCTGGTGGCTTTTGGCGGGGTCTCGCTGATCCTCCAGCCCAACGTGGCCGAGCTCGGCTGGGTCGGGCTCCTGCCCTTGGCCTCGGCGTTCTTCTTCAGCCTGATGATGATCGCGAACCGGGCCGCGGCGGGGCAGGGCAGCGCGCTGTCGATGCAGGTGTTCGTGGCCGTAACGGCCGCGCCGGTGCTGACCCTTGTTGCCATCGGCGGGCATTTCAGCGGGGCACCACTGCTGCAGGTCGGCTGGCCGGACTGGTCGGTGGTGGCGCGCTGCGCCCTCGTGGCCGTCACGGCCAGCTCGGCGCACTGGCTGATCTATCTCGGTACGACCCGCGCCGGCGCGGCGACCATTGCGCCGATGACTTATGTGCAGTTGCTTGTTGCCAGCGTGATGGGGTGGCTGGTGTTCGGTGACCGGCCCGGCCTGGCGACGCTCGGCGGGGCGATCGTCATCATCGCGGCTGGCCTCTATCTTTGGAGCAGTGGCCGGAACGTCCAGAGCGGTCTTCGCGAGCGTTGA
- a CDS encoding glycosyltransferase family 2 protein produces the protein MTKLIIQIPCYNEAESLPETLVALPRRIAGVDTVEILVIDDGSHDGTAEVARRFGVHHIVRHRRNRGLAAAFQSGIGAALAAGADIIVNTDADGQYVGEDIALLVAPIVAQEADIVIGDRGVRDNAHFGPFKRSLQRLGSAVVRRLARAEVTDAVSGFRAISRAAAQQITITTEFSYTTDMLIQAGRKRLKITSVSIRTNPTSRPSRLFKSIPEFISRQLVTMARAYATYNPLRTFALIGGVLAVVGLLPILRFLWFWASGDADGHVQSLVLGGALLVLGTMTGLMGILADLIGANRKLQEATLLRLHLLEERLGAGADKGQAEQSPPSPRKTAA, from the coding sequence ATGACCAAGCTGATCATCCAGATCCCCTGTTACAACGAGGCCGAGAGCCTGCCCGAAACGCTGGTGGCCTTGCCCCGGCGGATTGCGGGAGTCGATACGGTCGAAATTCTGGTGATCGACGATGGCAGCCATGACGGCACGGCCGAGGTCGCCCGGCGGTTCGGGGTCCATCACATCGTGCGGCATCGCCGCAACCGCGGCCTCGCCGCCGCCTTCCAGAGCGGGATCGGTGCGGCGCTGGCCGCCGGCGCAGACATCATCGTCAACACCGATGCAGACGGACAATACGTCGGCGAAGATATTGCCCTGCTGGTGGCGCCGATCGTCGCGCAGGAGGCCGACATCGTGATCGGCGACCGGGGCGTGCGCGACAATGCCCACTTCGGGCCGTTCAAGCGCTCGCTCCAGCGGCTCGGCAGCGCCGTCGTGCGTCGCCTCGCCCGCGCGGAAGTCACTGACGCAGTCAGCGGGTTCCGTGCGATCAGCCGCGCCGCCGCGCAGCAGATCACGATCACCACCGAATTTTCCTACACCACCGACATGCTGATCCAGGCCGGGCGCAAGCGGCTCAAGATCACAAGCGTTTCCATCCGCACCAACCCGACATCGCGGCCGTCGCGGCTGTTCAAGTCGATCCCCGAATTCATTTCGCGGCAACTGGTCACGATGGCCCGGGCCTATGCGACCTATAACCCCCTGCGGACATTCGCTCTGATCGGCGGGGTGCTGGCTGTTGTCGGGTTGCTGCCCATCCTCCGCTTCCTCTGGTTCTGGGCGAGCGGGGATGCGGACGGGCATGTGCAATCGCTCGTGCTGGGCGGGGCCTTGCTGGTGCTGGGCACGATGACCGGTCTGATGGGCATTCTCGCCGACCTGATTGGTGCAAACCGCAAGCTCCAGGAAGCGACCCTGCTTCGCCTGCATCTGCTGGAAGAACGACTGGGAGCCGGCGCGGACAAGGGCCAGGCAGAACAATCGCCGCCTTCGCCCCGCAAAACGGCCGCATGA